The following coding sequences are from one Oncorhynchus clarkii lewisi isolate Uvic-CL-2024 chromosome 20, UVic_Ocla_1.0, whole genome shotgun sequence window:
- the LOC139377241 gene encoding protein shisa-like-2A, with protein MTANCTSYYSAENAFVNGFLCPKAGSGAHAVFCCGFNDIKYCCDDPNSFFPYEYAYMWWLSVGALIGLSIAAVVLLAFLITVCVLCYLFIATKPSRLDNGLPLRTPGVVPIPSEEPISHSGARPPSGPQGFRKNFLSRKLDCDNQPPDPERLFQKCFMATVTTVNMEGPS; from the exons ATGACTGCGAATTGCACAAGCTACTACAGCGCAGAAAATGCTTTTGTGAATGGCTTTTTGTGCCCTAAAGCGGGAAGCGGTGCCCACGCGGTATTCTGCTGCGGATTTAACGATATCAAGTATTGCTGTGATGACCCCAACAGTTTTTTCCCCTACGAGTATGCATACATGTGGTGGCTTAG CGTCGGGGCCCTGATAGGTCTGTCCATAGCAGCAGTGGTCCTGCTGGCCTTCCTCATCACAGTCTGTGTCCTCTGCTACCTCTTCATCGCCACCAAGCCCAGTCGCCTTGACAACGGCCTGCCACTCAGAACACCAG GAGTGGTTCCCATTCCCAGTGAGGAACCCATCAGTCACTCCGGTGCGCGGCCTCCCAGTGGTCCCCAGGGCTTCAGGAAGAACTTCCTCAGCCGGAAGCTGGACTGTGACAACCAGCCTCCCGACCCTGAGAGACTGTTCCAGAAGTGCTTCATGGCAACCGTCACAACTGTCAACATGGAGGGCCCTTCTTAG